In one Pseudomonas fitomaticsae genomic region, the following are encoded:
- a CDS encoding MltF family protein gives MVRPSVLLLLCGSLLLPMTAVARLPGPLQAVPAAKVRDLTEIRSSRVLRVLVNQSRNSSGEVQGQAIGIEYHRLRAFEQYLNGHARDGQEITLKIIPKAKDQLLGALQRGEGDLVAPGELLELQPGHAVASSEPIASNVPLVLVGIKGEKRYTKVEQLAGKTLALPTGSAAGEAVSQLNQKLALHKLAPIKIEWVDPTLAVEDVLEMVQGGIFHLTIVEQPIAERWGKILPKLRFDRQVMISEPGEEYWFVRRDASMLRASIDRFLTGYKKPSNEDAAFLRIYRRLYQVHYPLAKADRQRLEKLRPTLQKHAEAQNMDWLNLAALAFKESALQPNARSGSGPTGLMQITPSAAQRVGVNNIQNLDANVQAGAKYLAMIRRKFFNSPKLNERERMAFTLAAYNIGPERVQGMRAEARRRGLNPNQWFFQVERIAMEQVGMGAVSYVNSVNKYYLAFDRERESLEPPGKKVVSRK, from the coding sequence ATGGTTCGTCCCTCGGTTTTGCTCCTGCTGTGTGGTTCGCTGCTGCTGCCGATGACGGCGGTCGCGCGGCTGCCCGGGCCGCTGCAAGCCGTGCCGGCCGCCAAGGTTCGCGACCTGACCGAAATCCGCAGCAGCCGCGTCTTGCGGGTGCTGGTCAACCAGAGCCGCAACAGCTCCGGCGAAGTTCAGGGCCAGGCCATCGGCATCGAATACCATCGGCTGCGCGCCTTCGAGCAATACCTCAATGGCCACGCTCGCGACGGCCAGGAAATCACCCTCAAGATCATCCCCAAAGCCAAGGATCAATTGCTCGGTGCGTTGCAACGCGGCGAAGGCGATCTGGTGGCGCCGGGCGAACTGCTCGAGTTGCAACCGGGCCACGCAGTCGCCAGCAGCGAGCCGATTGCCAGCAACGTGCCGCTGGTGCTGGTCGGCATCAAGGGTGAGAAACGCTATACCAAAGTCGAGCAACTGGCCGGCAAAACCCTGGCATTGCCCACCGGCAGTGCGGCGGGGGAGGCGGTCAGTCAGCTCAACCAGAAACTGGCGCTGCACAAACTGGCGCCGATCAAGATCGAATGGGTCGATCCGACGCTGGCGGTCGAGGATGTGCTGGAAATGGTTCAGGGCGGGATCTTCCACCTGACCATCGTCGAGCAACCGATCGCCGAGCGGTGGGGCAAGATCCTGCCCAAGTTGCGTTTCGACCGTCAGGTGATGATCAGCGAGCCGGGCGAGGAATACTGGTTCGTGCGCCGTGATGCCTCGATGTTGCGGGCCAGCATTGATCGCTTCCTGACCGGCTACAAAAAACCGTCGAACGAAGACGCGGCCTTCCTGCGGATCTACCGCCGCCTTTATCAAGTGCACTATCCGCTGGCCAAGGCCGATCGCCAGCGCCTGGAAAAGCTGCGCCCGACCCTGCAGAAACACGCCGAAGCGCAAAACATGGACTGGCTCAACCTGGCGGCGCTGGCCTTCAAGGAGTCGGCGCTACAGCCCAACGCGCGCAGCGGCAGCGGGCCGACCGGACTGATGCAGATCACCCCGTCCGCGGCGCAGCGGGTTGGCGTCAACAATATCCAGAATCTCGATGCGAATGTGCAGGCCGGGGCCAAGTACCTGGCGATGATCCGCCGCAAGTTCTTCAACAGCCCGAAACTCAACGAGCGCGAGCGCATGGCGTTCACCCTGGCGGCCTACAACATCGGCCCGGAGCGGGTGCAGGGCATGCGCGCCGAGGCGCGACGTCGCGGCCTGAATCCCAATCAGTGGTTCTTCCAGGTCGAGCGCATCGCCATGGAGCAGGTAGGAATGGGGGCCGTCAGCTATGTTAATAGCGTGAACAAGTATTACTTGGCGTTCGACCGGGAGCGGGAGTCGTTGGAGCCTCCGGGGAAGAAAGTGGTCTCACGCAAATGA
- a CDS encoding TatD family hydrolase: MQLIDIGVNLTNPSFADKHQAVLDRAYAAGVCQLVLTGTSVEGSEQALELCRQLDPDGQRLFATAGIHPHSASDWNADSARRLRSLLLESNVVAVGECGLDFNRDFSPRPQQEKVLEEHLALAAELQLPVFLHERDASQRLLDILRDFRDRLPAAVVHCFTGEQKALFSYLDLDLHIGITGWICDERRGTHLHPLVKEIKRGRLMLESDAPYLLPRTLRPKPKNGRNEPAYLTEVLREVALHRGETEADLAAHTTACARAFYGLPTPP; this comes from the coding sequence ATGCAACTCATCGATATCGGCGTCAACCTGACCAACCCCAGTTTCGCCGACAAACACCAGGCCGTGCTCGACCGCGCCTACGCTGCCGGGGTTTGCCAACTGGTGCTGACCGGCACCAGCGTCGAGGGCAGCGAACAGGCGCTGGAGCTGTGCCGGCAACTGGATCCGGACGGCCAGCGACTGTTTGCCACCGCCGGCATTCACCCGCATTCGGCCAGCGACTGGAACGCCGACAGCGCACGGCGTCTGCGCAGCCTGCTGCTGGAATCGAACGTGGTGGCGGTGGGTGAATGCGGGCTGGATTTCAACCGCGATTTCTCGCCGCGCCCACAGCAGGAAAAAGTCCTCGAAGAACATCTGGCGCTGGCTGCCGAACTGCAATTGCCGGTGTTTCTGCACGAACGTGATGCGAGCCAGCGCCTGCTGGACATCCTCCGTGACTTCCGCGATCGCTTGCCCGCCGCCGTGGTGCATTGCTTCACCGGCGAGCAGAAAGCGCTGTTCAGCTACCTCGATCTGGATCTGCACATCGGCATCACCGGCTGGATCTGCGACGAGCGTCGCGGCACCCATTTGCATCCGCTGGTGAAGGAGATCAAGCGCGGTCGCCTGATGCTGGAAAGCGATGCGCCGTATCTGCTGCCACGCACACTGCGGCCGAAGCCGAAAAACGGCCGCAACGAACCGGCGTATCTGACCGAAGTGCTGCGTGAAGTCGCGTTGCATCGAGGCGAGACCGAAGCTGATCTGGCAGCCCACACCACCGCCTGCGCGCGGGCGTTTTACGGTTTACCTACCCCGCCCTAG